A part of Mycolicibacterium sp. TUM20985 genomic DNA contains:
- a CDS encoding F0F1 ATP synthase subunit epsilon codes for MAEIHVEIVAVERELWSGDATFVFTRTTAGEIGILPRHIPLVAQLVDDAMVRVERDGEDDLRIAVDGGFLSVTEEAVRILVENAEFESEINADQAKQDAESDDERTAAWGRARLRALGELD; via the coding sequence GTGGCTGAGATTCACGTCGAGATCGTCGCCGTCGAGCGTGAGTTGTGGTCGGGTGACGCGACATTCGTGTTCACCCGCACCACGGCGGGCGAGATCGGCATCCTGCCCAGGCACATCCCGTTGGTCGCCCAACTGGTCGACGACGCCATGGTGCGTGTCGAGCGCGATGGCGAGGACGACCTCCGCATCGCCGTCGACGGAGGCTTCCTGTCCGTCACCGAGGAAGCCGTTCGGATCCTGGTCGAGAACGCTGAATTCGAGTCGGAGATCAACGCCGACCAAGCCAAGCAGGACGCCGAGTCGGATGACGAGCGCACCGCGGCATGGGGCCGGGCCCGCCTGCGCGCACTAGGCGAACTCGACTGA
- a CDS encoding DUF2550 domain-containing protein produces MSASMLIMVVLVGVLGLVVVALSYRLWKLRQVGGSAAILRDVPAVGGHGWRHGVVRYRGGEAGFYRLSSLRWWPDRRLSRRGIEVVSRRAPRGDEFDIMSSEIVVLELRDTGPESRRGYEIALDRGALTAFTSWLESRPSPRARRRPS; encoded by the coding sequence ATGAGCGCGTCCATGCTGATCATGGTCGTGCTGGTCGGTGTGTTGGGGCTGGTCGTCGTGGCGCTCAGCTACCGGCTGTGGAAGCTACGTCAGGTTGGCGGATCGGCAGCGATCCTGCGCGACGTTCCCGCGGTCGGCGGGCACGGGTGGCGCCACGGAGTAGTCCGCTATCGCGGTGGTGAGGCCGGTTTCTACCGGCTGTCGAGCCTGCGATGGTGGCCCGACCGGCGGCTTTCCCGGCGTGGCATCGAGGTGGTGTCGCGCCGCGCGCCACGAGGTGACGAGTTCGACATCATGAGCTCGGAGATCGTCGTCCTCGAACTCCGCGACACCGGTCCGGAGAGCCGCAGGGGGTACGAGATCGCCCTCGACCGTGGCGCTTTGACCGCGTTCACCTCGTGGCTCGAGTCGCGGCCGTCCCCCAGGGCCCGCAGGCGACCGAGCTAG
- a CDS encoding cob(I)yrinic acid a,c-diamide adenosyltransferase codes for MAVHLTRIYTRTGDDGSTSLSDFSRVSKNDPRLKAYADCDETNAAIGVAVSLGAPNERILGVLRQIQNDLFDAGADLSTPVVDNPEHPPLRITQDYVDRLETWCDEFNEPLPALNSFVLPGGTALSALLHVARTVARRAERSAWQAIDAHGDSISLLPAKYLNRLSDLLFILSRVANPDGDVLWQPGRTKS; via the coding sequence ATGGCAGTCCACCTGACCCGCATCTACACGCGAACTGGCGATGACGGATCCACCAGCCTCAGCGATTTCAGCAGGGTGTCGAAGAACGATCCCCGGCTGAAGGCCTACGCCGACTGCGACGAGACCAACGCCGCGATCGGCGTCGCGGTGTCGCTTGGCGCGCCCAACGAGCGGATCCTCGGCGTCCTACGCCAGATCCAAAACGACCTGTTCGACGCGGGTGCCGACCTGTCCACACCCGTCGTCGACAACCCGGAACATCCGCCCTTGCGCATCACCCAGGACTACGTCGACCGCCTCGAGACCTGGTGCGACGAGTTCAATGAGCCTCTCCCGGCCCTGAATTCGTTCGTGCTGCCGGGCGGGACCGCGTTGTCCGCACTGCTGCACGTGGCGCGGACGGTGGCGCGACGAGCGGAGCGCTCCGCGTGGCAAGCGATCGACGCGCACGGGGATTCGATCAGCCTGCTGCCCGCCAAATATCTCAATCGGCTCTCGGACCTACTGTTCATCCTGTCGCGCGTCGCCAATCCCGATGGCGATGTGCTCTGGCAGCCCGGCCGGACGAAGAGCTAG